GCCTTGCCACGAAAAGCAAGAATCCACCAATAAtcgatgtcccccccccccccccccaaaagcgGTTTTAATTACGTAGAGAGGCCACCAGAAGGCAACAAAGTAAACCGAGAAGATTGTAAACCATCAACGCCATGCTTATAGCATGTACACAGTCATGTACCCATGTTACATAAGCTGCATTCAGTTGTTCAATTGTTCAACACAAAAAATCACCTTCACAGGAGGCTCATCAATAGACACGGAGCTAACATGGCATCCATAAACATTATCTACTTATTTACTTACTTACGTATATCCACACGCCTCTGCTTTTCTATTTTGTCTCTTCTTTGTCCCTGGATATGTGttaaatttcaattaaatttttgttaatcttttttcaattttattgtaatttgtatgtaaaatctgtgttttataaatacatggagaaaagaaaagagattcatttgatgtaattttaaggaaaatgAAATACTATATTGGGATATAAAATGATCAATATCGGGATACAAAATGTTGTCCTTATCACAGAGCACTAGTGGGAGgagtgaaacttttttttttttaatacatatatAGTCTCGCTTTTTTATctcagattttcacctattgcaggtcgGTCTGGAACGCAATAAACAGGTGTTCACTGTGAACACATTGGATCATCATTGATGGCTTAATTTCCGCAACAGTTCCTAAGGATGGAGTACTACGGCGGCTCCCTGTGCGAAGTGTGGCAGAATGTGACCACCGTGGGCTACAAGAAGAACACCTACACGTTGTGGGTGACCCGCTCGGAGAAGCGTGCCGACGGCCGGACGGATCCGGCCACACCGCTACACTACGAGATGATGGGCTACAACACGCTGCTGGGCTCCCACTTTGACAAATACTTGGTGGACTACAAGGAGTTCTCCCCCCAAGTGGACCCCGTAGCGTTTTCCCTTCCTGAAGGTTtgtcaccaaaaaaacaaacaaacaataaacaaacagaggtaatatgaatgaaaaaaacaaagcattgtCGTACAGGTATGAGCTGCGGACGATTCCCCGGTCCAGGAGTGGAGCATCACATCCTGGCGAATCCCATGAAAGATCTCATCCACACTTCATCTTCGGGCCACTCGCGGCGCATCTTCGACCATTTCAAGGAGAAGTTTCAGCGTAACTACAGCGACCAGAGGGAGCACGAGGAGCGAGAGCACGCATTTCTCCACAATCTCAGGTGAGCCGTGCATGGAATGGAAGAGGCgtgcctttaaaaaaagattttttcaaaacatggtAAGATGTAGCTCAGTTtatggcaatattttttttattgtatttgatatttttgtattgtatgtctCATGCGTGTCTAATATTATGGTCTAATCGTTTATGCAtatattttatctatttttgtctatttttcctaatgtgtttttattcttctatccatccatccatccattttctgagccgctcatcctcacaagggttgcgggcgtgctggagcctatctccgCTATcttggggcaggaggcggggtacaccctgaactggttgccaaccaatcgcagttTATTCTTCTATTATCTTtgtatatttgtctttttccaaTGTGTCTGTCACgtttatttttgtctaatatttttcataattCCTAATACAAttagttttctatttttattgtgtTCTAGTAGTTGTaccttttttcctaaaaaaacattcttactgtattttttggCAAACTTAGTATCTTTTatgacaagtttttttttttacaaatgtttttgtccattaTCTATTGTAATattcttttatgttttattattaatttattttatattcgTATTTCCTATTACTGTAATTGTCttataatatttgtttgttttattttgtatttttaatatatattgtgttacttttctaatatttgtgtatttttcatgttttgtctgtttttttcatttctattctaatatttgttatatttttttaaatatttttgtcgcAAATAATTTAGTGTTTTTCTCATATTTGTCTTTACATTTAGTTTTGCCTAATATTTGCTTTTTACGTACAACACAGTTTTCtatttttgaatttatttctagtattgtatttttcttttttggggggggccgtctttttgtattttttgtattttttctaattgccttttttcagatattttttttctattttgtgttttgcattttattcccaatattttaattgtatagggtttttaaaaaaatatatagttacaTTATTTCCAATATTTAGgatttttcatctaatatttttatatttttatgtaataGTTTTATATTTCTTTCTTGACTTTTTCCACTCTGAAAGTACTCCTGAGTCTCCACCTTGCTGCAGTGGTCCCCTTTCTTGCTGCCTCTATCTCCTCTCAGatagcattttaaaatacaggACACCGTCATTCTCTTCCAGTACGGTATCATCATATTTGAAGAttcgttttttttattattatgctcCGATAGATATGTCCACTCCAAGAACAGAGCGGGGTTATCCTTCACGCTGGCCCTCAACTCCCTGTCGGATCGCACCATGTCAGAGATGGCCGCCATGAGGGGACGCAAGCGCGGAAAAAACCCCAACCGAGGCCGCGCCTTCCCTTCCCAAATGTACAAAGGAGTCGAAGTCCCCGAGTCGCTTGACTGGCGCCTTTACGGTATATCCACATCACCTGAAAggcttttttctcttttctctacTCCAACTTTTTACTCTGTCATTTACAGGCGCTGTAACACCAGTGAAGGACCAGGCCATCTGCGGCTCCTGCTGGAGCTTTGCCACCACTGGAGCGTTAGAGGGGGCTCTCTTTTTGAAGGTGACGATAACAACTTGTTCCAGGGCTCACAATTTGAATGTGGAATATGGATTTTTACAggaattattcattattattatttatacatataataACAGAACGGCACGATgaacgactgtttagcacatctgcctcacagttctgaggaccggggttcaaatcccggccccgcctgtgtggagtttgcatgttctccccgtgcctgcgtgggttttctctggggactccggtttcctcccacatcccaaaaacatgctaggttaattgaagactctaaattgcccgtacgtgtgaatgtgagtgcgaatgattgtttgtttctatgtgacctgcgattggctggcgaccggttcagggtgtaccccgcctctcgctcgaagatagctgggataggctcccgcatgcccgcgaccctaatgaggataagcggaacggaagatgaaggaatgaatgaataaatgagatGGTTCAAACCACAcgtgaaataaatgttttgtatgttttatttgcATTGGTCATTAAAATTTTGTAAATtcattataatattatattttatgtaaATTGTATTGTCttttgctgatgtttttttcttccacccCCCTCAGACGGGTTCCCTGCAGGTGCTCTCCCAGCAGATGCTGGTGGACTGCACGTGGGGCTTCGGCAACAACGGCTGCGACGGCGGTGAAGAGTGGCGAGCGTACGAGTGGATCATGAAACACGGAGGCATCGCCACCACAGAGACCTACGGAGCTTATATGGGAATGGTGAGATTCATCTGATGCATACAGTAAACAGATAAAGTCAATAGAAAGCTAGGTATGCTGTTAACTACACATTGAGAATGATGCCCCTAtcttaatatttaataatgatGAAGGATAATTGACTTTCTAGTCTTGTGAAGAAGTTTTGTATTCGGCATtagttgtgttttttatgtGGAGAAGATTAGCTTAATTATGTGTTACTCATTCAAAAACACTAGATATTAATACGTAATTTTTGCAAATAGaatattttagcatttattgATAAATTATGTTTAgtaaaattattgtattctcaATGACAatgtattttatgattttattaatgacatacattta
This window of the Phyllopteryx taeniolatus isolate TA_2022b chromosome 21, UOR_Ptae_1.2, whole genome shotgun sequence genome carries:
- the LOC133471206 gene encoding digestive cysteine proteinase 1-like isoform X1, coding for MTRSWFVAAVLLWIVCGFEAKAVPSRPDFGTTYHVKGVISLPYAEIREPFEAWFDLKAKSSRIDYYHGQVSTYQLGAEQPWGASYKITPETTEDQLNVMKCFQVNGTKDEPVATQAALPDVQGFQFLRMEYYGGSLCEVWQNVTTVGYKKNTYTLWVTRSEKRADGRTDPATPLHYEMMGYNTLLGSHFDKYLVDYKEFSPQVDPVAFSLPEGMSCGRFPGPGVEHHILANPMKDLIHTSSSGHSRRIFDHFKEKFQRNYSDQREHEEREHAFLHNLRYVHSKNRAGLSFTLALNSLSDRTMSEMAAMRGRKRGKNPNRGRAFPSQMYKGVEVPESLDWRLYGAVTPVKDQAICGSCWSFATTGALEGALFLKTGSLQVLSQQMLVDCTWGFGNNGCDGGEEWRAYEWIMKHGGIATTETYGAYMGMNGFCHANASQLTAHVHSYTNVTSGDAEALRLALFKNGPVAVSIDAGHRSFVFYSHGVYYEPVCGNTTDSLDHAVLAVGYGTLNGEPYWLVKNSWSTYWGNDGYILMSTKDNNCGVTTDATYVTLA
- the LOC133471206 gene encoding counting factor associated protein D-like isoform X2, whose protein sequence is MTRSWFVAAVLLWIVCGFEAKAVPSRPDFGTTYHVKGVISLPYAEIREPFEAWFDLKAKSSRIDYYHGQVSTYQLGAEQPWGASYKITPETTEDQLNVMKCFQVNGTKDEPVATQAALPDVQGFQFLRMEYYGGSLCEVWQNVTTVGYKKNTYTLWVTRSEKRADGRTDPATPLHYEMMGYNTLLGSHFDKYLVDYKEFSPQVDPVAFSLPEGMSCGRFPGPGVEHHILANPMKDLIHTSSSGHSRRIFDHFKEKFQRNYSDQREHEEREHAFLHNLRYVHSKNRAGLSFTLALNSLSDRTMSEMAAMRGRKRGKNPNRGRAFPSQMYKGVEVPESLDWRLYGAVTPVKDQAICGSCWSFATTGALEGALFLKTGSLQVLSQQMLVDCTWGFGNNGCDGGEEWRAYEWIMKHGGIATTETYGAYMGMLLWAHRTDFATPTHRS